In the Chroococcidiopsis sp. SAG 2025 genome, one interval contains:
- a CDS encoding 30S ribosomal protein S1, whose amino-acid sequence MVNQKTLTTEIGFTHEDFAALLDKYDYHFSPGDIVAGTVFSMEPRGALIDIGAKTAAYIPIQEMSINRVDAPEEVLQPNETREFFILTDENEDGQLTLSIRRIEYMRAWERVRQLQNEDATVRSLVFATNRGGALVRIEGLRGFIPGSHISTRKPKEELVSEELPLKFLEVDEDRNRLVLSHRRALVERKMNRLEVGEVVIGTVRGIKPYGAFIDIGGVSGLLHISEISHDHIDTPHSVFNVNDEVKVMIIDLDAERGRISLSTKQLEPEPGDMIKNRDLVYDKAEEMAARYREQMAAKQQGIDLNAPAEVEEPVAVEEEIPEATEEPVAVDTEEPIATDAEELPASDEDLPAAVE is encoded by the coding sequence ATGGTCAATCAGAAAACACTTACTACAGAAATAGGCTTTACTCACGAAGATTTCGCGGCTTTACTCGACAAATACGATTACCACTTCAGCCCTGGCGACATCGTAGCTGGTACGGTATTTAGCATGGAGCCACGGGGCGCTCTGATTGACATTGGTGCTAAGACCGCTGCCTACATTCCCATCCAAGAAATGTCGATAAATCGGGTGGATGCTCCAGAAGAAGTTTTGCAGCCCAACGAAACGCGGGAGTTTTTCATTCTTACCGATGAAAACGAAGACGGACAGCTAACGCTTTCGATTCGCCGCATTGAGTACATGCGAGCTTGGGAGCGCGTCAGACAGTTACAAAACGAAGATGCAACAGTGCGATCGCTCGTATTCGCTACAAACCGCGGCGGCGCACTCGTGCGAATCGAAGGTCTGCGCGGATTTATTCCCGGTTCTCACATTAGCACTCGCAAGCCCAAAGAAGAGTTGGTCAGCGAGGAGCTACCGTTAAAGTTTCTAGAAGTTGATGAAGACCGCAATCGTTTGGTACTGTCACACCGTCGTGCTTTAGTTGAGCGCAAGATGAACCGCTTGGAAGTTGGCGAAGTCGTCATCGGTACGGTACGCGGGATCAAGCCTTACGGTGCGTTTATCGATATTGGTGGTGTCAGCGGTCTGCTGCACATCTCGGAAATCTCCCACGACCACATCGATACACCTCACAGCGTTTTCAACGTCAACGATGAAGTCAAAGTCATGATCATTGACTTAGATGCCGAACGAGGTCGGATTTCTCTGTCTACAAAACAGCTAGAGCCAGAACCAGGCGACATGATCAAGAACCGCGACTTAGTTTACGATAAAGCAGAAGAAATGGCTGCAAGATATCGCGAACAGATGGCAGCTAAGCAACAAGGAATTGATTTAAATGCTCCTGCTGAGGTAGAAGAACCAGTAGCAGTGGAAGAAGAAATTCCAGAGGCTACGGAAGAGCCAGTTGCTGTCGATACCGAAGAACCTATTGCTACCGATGCTGAGGAATTGCCTGCATCTGATGAGGATTTGCCAGCAGCAGTTGAGTAA
- a CDS encoding thioredoxin family protein — protein sequence MVLSVNERTFTKEVLESSVPVLVNFWAPWCGVCHLIQPVLSEFHKHGSQYVKIVGVNADENFRLSNTYRLTTLPTLILIEKGIVRQRLDRLHSRDELRQVLKSIQYDYANSVRLEIGARS from the coding sequence ATGGTATTGTCAGTTAACGAGCGGACGTTTACAAAAGAAGTTTTAGAATCATCAGTTCCAGTTTTAGTCAATTTTTGGGCTCCCTGGTGTGGGGTGTGTCATTTAATCCAACCTGTACTATCAGAGTTTCACAAGCATGGTAGCCAGTACGTCAAGATAGTGGGTGTAAATGCTGATGAAAATTTTAGATTATCCAATACTTATCGACTCACAACATTACCCACACTGATTTTGATTGAGAAAGGTATTGTCAGACAGCGATTAGATCGCCTACACAGTCGAGATGAACTTCGGCAAGTACTAAAGTCAATTCAGTACGACTACGCTAACTCCGTTCGACTGGAAATAGGGGCGAGGAGTTAG
- a CDS encoding GNAT family N-acetyltransferase: MSIILRQARLDERVQIERLIAASARGLSRADYTDEQIEAAIASVFGVDTDLIVDGTYFVAEAGMLVGCGGWSKRKTLFGGDRYSDRESGYLDPNCDAAKIRAFFVHPGWARQGIGRAILQRCELEAQASGFRSLELMATLPGVKLYQAYGYAGSDRVAYTIGNGVSIEFVPMSKTIAQL, translated from the coding sequence ATGAGCATCATTTTACGACAAGCACGCCTGGACGAGCGTGTCCAAATCGAACGATTAATTGCTGCTTCTGCACGGGGTTTGAGTCGAGCAGATTATACGGACGAGCAGATTGAAGCTGCGATCGCTTCTGTTTTTGGTGTCGATACAGATCTGATTGTAGATGGTACGTACTTTGTTGCCGAGGCTGGAATGTTAGTGGGATGCGGTGGTTGGAGTAAACGCAAAACGCTATTTGGCGGCGATCGCTATAGCGATCGCGAGTCTGGCTATCTCGATCCCAACTGCGATGCGGCAAAAATTCGGGCTTTTTTCGTGCATCCTGGCTGGGCAAGACAAGGCATCGGCAGGGCAATTTTACAACGATGCGAACTCGAAGCTCAAGCCAGTGGTTTTCGATCGCTGGAATTGATGGCAACCCTACCAGGAGTCAAGCTATATCAAGCATATGGATACGCAGGTAGCGATCGCGTTGCCTATACAATTGGCAACGGAGTCAGCATTGAGTTTGTCCCCATGAGCAAAACAATCGCGCAACTGTAG
- a CDS encoding NnrU family protein, with protein sequence MNHSWLTPSHFVMLGLLLGFAIAHSGLAALRMQAEKAIGARLYRVLFASVSLPLAVGLVIYFFNHRYDGAQLWQVQAVPGVREIVWVLSAVSFLFLYPATFNLLEIAAVQKPEVHLYETGVIRITRHPQMVGQLIWCIAHTLWLGTSFTLVTSIGLVLHHLFGVWHGDRRLSQRYSEAFEKVKSRTSIIPFLAIVEGRQTLQWQEFLRPAYIGVAIFVFLLWRSHPLLIQATAKVPW encoded by the coding sequence ATGAATCACAGTTGGTTAACACCCAGCCATTTTGTCATGCTGGGTCTATTACTAGGATTTGCGATCGCCCATAGCGGTCTAGCCGCCCTGCGAATGCAGGCAGAAAAAGCGATTGGTGCTAGGCTTTACCGAGTCTTATTTGCTAGCGTCAGCTTACCTTTAGCTGTCGGATTAGTAATTTACTTTTTCAACCATCGCTACGACGGAGCGCAACTTTGGCAAGTACAAGCTGTCCCAGGCGTGCGCGAGATTGTTTGGGTGCTATCTGCTGTTTCTTTCCTCTTTCTTTATCCCGCTACATTTAACTTACTGGAAATTGCCGCAGTCCAAAAACCCGAAGTCCATCTCTACGAGACGGGAGTTATCCGCATCACCCGTCATCCGCAGATGGTAGGACAGTTGATATGGTGTATTGCCCATACTTTGTGGTTGGGGACGAGTTTTACCCTCGTCACTTCCATTGGCTTAGTCTTGCATCATCTCTTTGGAGTGTGGCATGGCGATCGCCGCTTGAGTCAACGTTATTCAGAAGCATTTGAAAAAGTTAAGTCTCGCACCTCCATCATTCCCTTTCTAGCGATCGTGGAGGGACGGCAAACCCTACAGTGGCAAGAATTTCTCCGCCCTGCCTACATCGGTGTTGCCATTTTTGTCTTTTTATTGTGGCGATCGCATCCACTCCTGATCCAGGCTACAGCCAAAGTTCCCTGGTAG
- a CDS encoding NAD(P)H-quinone oxidoreductase subunit 4 produces MNTANFPWLTIIILFPVIASLFIPLLPPSKEGSTGRWYALVVGLIDFAIIVYAFYTQYDLANPELQLVERYSWVPQLDLNWSVGVDGLSMPLVILTGFITTLATLAAWPVTLKPRLFYFLLLAMYGGQIAVFAVQDMLLFFLVWELELIPVYLLLAIWGGKKRQYAATKFILYTAGGSLFILVAGLAMAFYGDTVTFDMRSLAAKDLPLNFQLWLYGGFLIAYGVKLPIFPLHTWLPDAHGEATAPVHMLLAGILLKMGGYALIRMNAGMLPDAHAFFAPALVILGVVNIIYAALTSFAQRNLKRKIAYSSISHMGFVVIGIVSFTDLGLNGAILQMISHGMIGASLFFLVGATYDRTHTLMLDEMGGVGQQMRKIFAMWTTCSMASLALPGMSGFVAELMVFVGFATSDAYNPTFKVIIVFLMAVGVILTPIYLLSMLREIFYGQENKELTSHEALIDAEPREIFIIACLLVPIIGIGLYPKMLTQMYDATTIQMTAHLRESVPTLAEQKPTPAVSLKAPQLAIE; encoded by the coding sequence ATGAATACAGCTAATTTTCCCTGGCTGACAATAATCATTCTGTTTCCCGTCATTGCCTCGCTATTCATCCCGCTTCTGCCACCTTCTAAAGAAGGCTCGACAGGACGCTGGTACGCTCTGGTAGTGGGGCTAATTGATTTTGCCATTATCGTTTACGCATTCTATACCCAGTACGATTTGGCTAATCCAGAGTTGCAATTGGTGGAAAGGTATAGTTGGGTTCCTCAATTGGACTTGAATTGGTCGGTAGGGGTCGATGGTTTGTCGATGCCCTTGGTAATTCTGACAGGCTTTATCACAACGCTAGCAACCCTGGCTGCTTGGCCCGTAACTTTAAAACCGCGCCTGTTCTACTTTTTATTGCTGGCAATGTATGGCGGACAGATTGCTGTATTCGCCGTGCAGGATATGTTGCTGTTTTTCCTAGTGTGGGAACTAGAACTGATTCCTGTCTATTTGTTGCTGGCAATTTGGGGTGGTAAGAAACGGCAGTATGCCGCAACCAAGTTCATCCTTTACACCGCTGGCGGGTCGCTATTTATTTTGGTGGCTGGCTTGGCGATGGCATTTTACGGCGATACCGTAACGTTTGACATGCGATCGCTCGCTGCTAAAGACCTCCCACTCAATTTTCAGCTTTGGCTGTATGGTGGTTTTCTGATTGCCTACGGTGTGAAGCTACCCATCTTCCCTCTGCACACTTGGCTACCCGATGCCCACGGGGAAGCGACAGCCCCAGTACACATGTTGCTGGCTGGAATTCTGTTGAAAATGGGTGGTTATGCCCTAATTCGCATGAATGCGGGAATGCTACCTGATGCCCATGCTTTCTTTGCCCCTGCCTTAGTCATTCTGGGTGTGGTAAATATTATTTACGCTGCCTTGACATCCTTTGCCCAGCGGAATCTGAAGCGAAAAATTGCTTATTCTTCGATTTCTCACATGGGATTTGTGGTTATCGGGATCGTCTCCTTTACCGATTTGGGTTTGAATGGCGCGATTTTACAAATGATTTCCCACGGGATGATTGGCGCGAGTCTGTTCTTCCTCGTCGGGGCAACATACGATCGCACCCATACCCTAATGCTGGATGAAATGGGTGGTGTCGGGCAACAGATGCGGAAGATTTTCGCCATGTGGACGACTTGTTCGATGGCATCTTTGGCGCTGCCAGGTATGAGCGGTTTTGTCGCCGAATTGATGGTGTTTGTGGGCTTTGCGACTAGCGATGCTTATAACCCCACTTTCAAAGTGATTATCGTCTTTCTGATGGCAGTCGGTGTTATCTTGACTCCGATTTATCTCCTTTCCATGCTGCGAGAGATTTTCTACGGGCAAGAAAACAAAGAATTAACTTCTCACGAAGCCTTGATTGATGCCGAACCGCGAGAAATATTTATTATCGCCTGTCTGCTAGTACCAATTATCGGTATCGGTTTGTACCCGAAAATGCTGACTCAAATGTATGATGCCACAACTATACAAATGACAGCTCATTTACGGGAATCAGTGCCGACATTGGCAGAACAAAAGCCAACACCAGCTGTATCTTTGAAAGCGCCCCAACTGGCGATCGAATAG
- a CDS encoding HAD family hydrolase: MVTIQCKDKRFSNIQAIVFDKDGTLENSEEYLRNLGQKRSRLIDAQIPGIGEPLLMAFGINGDRLDPTGLLAVGSRRETEIAAAAYIAETGRSWFESLAIARRTFEEADQYIGTAPSPLFVGSLEVLKYLSDAGIKLGILSAASTERVRAFVQRHQLEAYVQLQMGVDTGVSKPDPILFLQACQALGVVPRDTLMVGDSAADIEMARSAGAAGCIGICWGRPEVAHLEAADVAISQLDEIQVIF, encoded by the coding sequence ATGGTAACAATTCAATGTAAAGACAAGCGCTTCAGTAATATCCAAGCAATTGTCTTCGATAAAGATGGCACGTTAGAAAATTCTGAAGAGTATTTACGCAATTTAGGACAAAAGCGATCGCGCCTGATCGATGCCCAAATTCCTGGGATTGGCGAACCCCTGCTGATGGCATTTGGGATTAATGGCGATCGCCTCGATCCGACAGGACTGTTAGCCGTGGGCAGTCGGCGCGAAACGGAAATTGCCGCAGCTGCTTATATTGCCGAGACTGGGCGCAGTTGGTTTGAATCCTTGGCGATCGCGCGTCGTACCTTTGAGGAAGCCGATCAGTATATCGGTACTGCCCCTTCACCCCTATTTGTAGGCAGCTTGGAAGTGCTGAAATATCTTAGTGATGCTGGCATCAAACTGGGGATTCTCTCTGCTGCCTCTACCGAACGAGTCCGCGCCTTCGTCCAACGCCATCAACTAGAAGCTTACGTCCAATTACAAATGGGCGTAGATACTGGCGTAAGTAAGCCCGATCCGATATTATTTTTGCAAGCTTGTCAAGCTTTGGGTGTAGTACCCCGTGATACCTTGATGGTAGGAGATTCTGCTGCTGATATTGAAATGGCGCGCAGCGCAGGGGCAGCGGGTTGTATCGGCATCTGTTGGGGCAGACCAGAAGTCGCCCATTTAGAAGCAGCAGACGTGGCTATTTCTCAACTCGATGAAATTCAAGTGATTTTTTGA
- a CDS encoding NAD(P)H-quinone oxidoreductase subunit 5: MEAIYQYAWLIPVLPLVGAMLVGLGLISANQATNRLRQLNAVFVISLMGAATALSFAILWSQIQGHAPYTRTLEWAAAGNFHLSMGYTIDHLTAMMLVVVTTVALLVMVYTDGYMAHDPGYVRFYSYLSLFGSSMLGLVVSPNIVQIYIFWELVGMCSYLLVGFWYDRKAAADACQKAFVVNRVGDFGLLLGILGLYWATNSFEFGEIGERLQTLVESGSISSFLAVVFAVLVFLGPVAKSAQFPLHVWLPDAMEGPTPISALIHAATMVAAGVFLIARMYPLFEGIPAAMNVIAYTGAFTAFLGATIAITQNDIKKGLAYSTISQLGYMVMAMGLGAYGAGLFHLMTHAYFKAMLFLGSGSVIHGMEAVVGHDPVLAQDMRLMGGLRRYMPVTAITFLIGCLAISGIPPFAGFWSKDEILGAAFATNPLLWGVGYLTAGITAFYMFRMYFSTFEGKFRGNEMEIRHELKSAALVPNFGPGAMDTRELAATASSHDSHDSHGHSEHPHESPWTMALPLVVLAIPSMLIGLVGTPFANYFEEFIYPPSETLAMAMEKAAEFEPTEFYTLAGASVGISLIGITLASLMYLWRKIDPAAIAAKIQPLYELSLNKWYFDDIYYKVFVLGSRRLARQVMEVDYRVVDGAVNLTGFFTLISGEGLKYLENGRAQFYALIVFAAVLGMVIVFGVT; encoded by the coding sequence ATGGAAGCTATCTATCAATATGCCTGGCTGATTCCGGTATTACCTCTGGTCGGGGCGATGCTGGTCGGTCTGGGGTTAATATCGGCAAATCAGGCGACTAACCGCCTGCGGCAACTCAATGCTGTATTTGTCATCTCTTTAATGGGAGCAGCAACGGCACTGTCTTTCGCGATTCTTTGGAGTCAAATCCAAGGACACGCGCCCTATACCAGAACCCTGGAATGGGCAGCAGCCGGAAATTTCCATTTAAGTATGGGATATACGATCGACCATCTGACAGCCATGATGTTGGTGGTAGTGACCACGGTAGCTTTGCTAGTGATGGTGTATACCGATGGTTACATGGCTCACGACCCAGGTTACGTGCGCTTCTATTCCTACCTGAGTTTGTTTGGTTCTTCCATGCTCGGTCTGGTGGTCAGCCCAAATATCGTCCAGATTTATATTTTCTGGGAGTTAGTGGGGATGTGTTCGTACCTACTAGTTGGGTTCTGGTACGATCGCAAGGCAGCAGCAGATGCTTGTCAAAAAGCATTTGTTGTCAACCGTGTGGGTGACTTTGGTTTATTATTGGGCATTCTAGGACTTTACTGGGCAACCAACAGTTTTGAGTTTGGCGAAATTGGCGAACGGTTGCAAACTCTGGTTGAATCAGGTTCTATCAGCAGTTTCTTGGCAGTTGTATTCGCCGTTCTGGTTTTCTTAGGACCAGTTGCCAAATCAGCTCAGTTTCCCTTGCACGTCTGGCTACCGGACGCGATGGAAGGTCCCACCCCCATCTCGGCTTTGATCCACGCGGCGACGATGGTGGCAGCTGGGGTATTTTTGATCGCTCGGATGTATCCCTTGTTTGAAGGCATACCAGCGGCAATGAATGTGATTGCTTATACTGGTGCGTTTACAGCATTTTTAGGGGCAACGATCGCAATTACTCAAAACGACATTAAGAAAGGCTTGGCTTATTCCACCATTTCCCAATTGGGCTATATGGTAATGGCGATGGGTTTAGGCGCGTATGGCGCGGGATTGTTCCACTTAATGACCCACGCTTACTTCAAAGCAATGCTCTTCCTGGGCTCCGGTTCGGTCATCCACGGGATGGAAGCCGTTGTCGGTCACGACCCCGTTTTGGCGCAGGATATGCGACTCATGGGAGGATTGCGGCGCTATATGCCTGTGACGGCAATTACCTTTTTGATTGGCTGTTTGGCAATTTCGGGAATTCCGCCTTTTGCTGGTTTTTGGTCGAAAGACGAGATTCTAGGGGCAGCTTTTGCCACGAATCCTTTACTTTGGGGTGTAGGCTACCTGACAGCAGGAATTACGGCTTTCTACATGTTTCGGATGTATTTCTCAACATTTGAAGGGAAATTCCGAGGCAATGAAATGGAAATCCGCCACGAACTCAAATCAGCAGCCCTCGTACCTAATTTTGGACCAGGGGCGATGGATACGCGAGAATTGGCAGCAACCGCTAGCAGCCACGACAGCCATGATAGCCACGGACACAGCGAACATCCCCATGAGTCCCCTTGGACGATGGCTCTACCTTTGGTAGTCCTAGCTATACCGTCGATGCTGATTGGTCTGGTGGGTACGCCGTTTGCAAATTACTTCGAGGAGTTTATCTATCCTCCTAGCGAAACCTTAGCTATGGCGATGGAGAAAGCTGCCGAGTTCGAGCCGACAGAATTCTACACTTTGGCAGGGGCTTCGGTAGGGATTTCTTTGATAGGAATTACTTTGGCTTCGTTGATGTATTTGTGGCGCAAGATCGATCCTGCCGCGATCGCTGCCAAAATTCAACCGCTTTACGAGCTATCGCTTAACAAGTGGTACTTTGACGACATCTACTACAAAGTGTTCGTCCTGGGTAGCCGTCGCCTAGCCCGTCAAGTGATGGAAGTCGATTATCGCGTCGTAGATGGTGCGGTAAACCTCACGGGCTTCTTTACGCTGATTAGCGGTGAAGGCTTAAAATACCTAGAAAACGGTCGCGCCCAATTCTATGCCTTGATTGTGTTTGCCGCAGTTCTCGGTATGGTAATCGTGTTTGGCGTAACTTAA
- a CDS encoding LysR family transcriptional regulator — translation MSDLPFTLDQLRILKAIAAEGSFKRAADSLYVSQPAVSLQVQNLERQLDVPLFDRGGRRAQLTEAGYLLLNYGEKILSLCQETCRAIEDLQNLQGGTLIVGASQTTGTYLLPRMIGMFRQKYPDVAVQLHVHSTRRTAWSVANGQVDLAIIGGEIPSELHESLQIAPYAEDELALILPVLHPLAKAEKIYKDDLYKLQFIALDSQSTIRKVIDSVLTRCEIDTRRLKIEMELNSIEAIKNAVQSGLGAAFVSVSAIAKELQMGILHRSAIEGVVVRRTLAAILNPNRYRSKAADAFIREILPQFTTPGWGKELLESPRVAKETIEVVTPEVEEVN, via the coding sequence ATGTCTGACCTACCTTTCACCTTAGATCAGTTACGCATTCTTAAAGCGATCGCTGCTGAAGGGAGCTTCAAGCGTGCCGCTGACAGTCTTTATGTTTCTCAACCTGCGGTGAGCTTGCAGGTGCAAAATTTAGAGCGGCAATTGGACGTGCCTTTATTTGACCGAGGCGGACGTAGAGCGCAACTGACAGAGGCAGGGTATTTGCTGCTCAACTATGGCGAAAAAATTCTCAGCCTATGTCAAGAAACCTGTCGGGCAATTGAGGATTTGCAAAACCTTCAAGGCGGAACTCTGATTGTCGGTGCTTCTCAAACTACTGGCACGTATCTGTTGCCCCGCATGATCGGCATGTTTCGTCAAAAATATCCTGATGTCGCGGTACAGTTGCACGTCCACTCAACTCGCCGCACTGCTTGGAGCGTGGCAAACGGACAGGTAGACTTAGCGATCATCGGTGGAGAAATTCCCTCGGAGCTACACGAATCTTTACAGATCGCTCCTTACGCCGAAGACGAGCTAGCCCTGATATTACCAGTGCTGCACCCCTTAGCAAAAGCCGAGAAAATCTATAAAGACGACCTCTATAAACTTCAGTTCATCGCTCTCGACTCCCAATCGACTATTCGCAAGGTCATTGACTCTGTATTAACCCGCTGCGAGATCGATACGCGACGGCTCAAAATTGAAATGGAACTCAATTCAATTGAGGCAATTAAAAACGCCGTGCAGTCAGGATTGGGAGCGGCTTTTGTTTCCGTTTCCGCGATCGCCAAAGAGCTACAAATGGGTATCTTGCACCGCTCTGCAATTGAGGGGGTCGTGGTGCGACGGACACTAGCAGCAATCTTAAACCCCAACCGTTACCGCTCGAAAGCTGCCGATGCGTTTATCCGCGAGATTTTACCTCAATTTACAACTCCTGGTTGGGGCAAGGAACTGTTAGAGTCGCCGCGAGTTGCCAAGGAAACTATAGAAGTAGTAACGCCAGAGGTAGAAGAAGTGAATTGA
- a CDS encoding class II fructose-bisphosphate aldolase — protein sequence MLASTQELLQTARQNIYAIGAFNIYNLEGVKAVVSAAEANRSAAMLQIHPSALKFGRSALVAMCLEAARTATVAISVHLDHSTNASDIRHALTAGMNSIMADGSHLPYQDNMAFTREMTRLAHKSGAIVEAEIGRISGTEDGLTIAEKEAKMTDPAQAVEFVRTTGVDALAVTIGNVHGEYKSPPRLDFDRLARIRRLIDIPLVLHGASGLPAWMISRSIQLGVCKFNVNTEVRQAYMRSLKSEVCAGNGSDLLDMASVAIAAMQEVIAEKLHLFGSVGKAHLHETPHAQMLAGLGRFAP from the coding sequence ATGCTTGCTTCTACCCAAGAACTCCTCCAAACAGCACGGCAGAATATTTACGCGATCGGAGCCTTTAACATCTATAACTTGGAGGGAGTAAAAGCGGTAGTGAGTGCAGCCGAGGCGAATCGTAGTGCTGCTATGTTGCAGATCCATCCCAGTGCCTTAAAGTTCGGTCGATCGGCTTTAGTAGCAATGTGCCTGGAAGCCGCACGCACTGCTACAGTCGCTATTTCCGTTCATCTCGACCACAGCACTAACGCCAGCGATATTCGCCACGCTCTCACAGCAGGCATGAATTCGATTATGGCGGATGGCTCCCACTTACCATATCAAGACAACATGGCATTCACGCGGGAGATGACACGGCTTGCCCATAAATCTGGTGCGATCGTTGAAGCTGAAATCGGTCGCATCAGCGGTACTGAAGACGGTTTAACGATCGCGGAAAAAGAAGCCAAAATGACAGATCCCGCCCAAGCTGTGGAATTCGTCCGTACAACAGGAGTAGATGCTTTAGCCGTTACAATTGGTAACGTTCACGGAGAATATAAAAGTCCGCCCCGTTTGGATTTCGATCGCCTTGCTCGCATTCGCCGCCTCATCGATATTCCCCTCGTCTTGCATGGTGCGTCAGGATTACCAGCGTGGATGATTAGCCGCTCGATTCAGCTAGGCGTGTGTAAATTTAACGTCAATACCGAAGTGCGACAAGCTTATATGCGATCGCTCAAATCGGAAGTTTGTGCGGGTAATGGCAGCGACTTACTCGATATGGCAAGCGTTGCGATCGCGGCGATGCAGGAAGTGATTGCCGAAAAATTGCATTTGTTCGGTTCTGTTGGCAAAGCGCACCTGCACGAAACGCCCCACGCGCAAATGCTAGCAGGATTGGGGCGTTTTGCCCCTTAA
- a CDS encoding DUF6887 family protein, with protein MSKDELRTYVIEHQDDCEAFYALADRLTAKSASKCYPASMPIEETQKIILDRIQQKQQSTETEK; from the coding sequence ATGAGTAAGGACGAATTACGAACATATGTTATCGAGCATCAAGACGATTGCGAAGCTTTTTATGCTCTTGCGGATCGTTTGACTGCAAAATCTGCATCTAAATGCTATCCTGCGTCAATGCCTATAGAAGAGACGCAGAAGATAATATTAGATCGTATTCAGCAGAAGCAACAATCGACAGAAACAGAAAAATAA
- the nrdR gene encoding transcriptional regulator NrdR: protein MQCPFCQHPDNRVLESRSAEAGQSIRRRRECLRCHRRFTTYERIEFVPITVLKQNGDRQLFDRSKVLRGIVRACEKTGISALRMEAIVDEIEAELQQRVSREVSSLEIGELVLKQLRCESEVAYVRFASVYRQFQTMKDFVETLDDLSRQEAPNNIPIEDEYCQCHESPAQTVSIAD, encoded by the coding sequence ATGCAATGCCCTTTCTGCCAGCATCCAGATAATCGCGTTTTAGAATCGCGTTCTGCTGAAGCGGGACAAAGTATCCGCAGGCGACGGGAATGTTTGCGTTGTCATCGCCGCTTTACAACTTACGAACGGATTGAATTTGTTCCAATTACCGTTCTGAAACAGAATGGCGATCGCCAGTTATTCGATCGCTCTAAAGTTTTACGGGGAATTGTCCGTGCTTGCGAGAAAACGGGAATTTCAGCTTTGCGGATGGAAGCGATCGTCGATGAAATTGAAGCAGAACTGCAACAACGTGTCTCACGGGAAGTTAGCAGTCTGGAAATTGGCGAATTAGTTTTAAAACAACTGCGTTGCGAGAGTGAAGTTGCCTACGTGCGTTTTGCTTCTGTTTATCGCCAGTTTCAAACTATGAAAGATTTTGTCGAAACTTTGGACGATCTATCGCGTCAGGAAGCTCCAAATAATATCCCGATTGAAGATGAATATTGCCAGTGCCATGAATCCCCAGCTCAAACTGTTTCAATCGCCGATTGA